A part of Oncorhynchus masou masou isolate Uvic2021 chromosome 30, UVic_Omas_1.1, whole genome shotgun sequence genomic DNA contains:
- the LOC135523062 gene encoding C-X-C chemokine receptor type 3-like, whose product MDSLVANGEKFTINISVSDLDYFYDKEYSNYTDTSDTCCSTGEVCSLEEGMSFDAVFLPVFYSLTLVLGLLGNGLVLLVLVQRRRGWSVTDTFILHLCVADILLLLTLPLWAAQAAEEWSFGTPLCKMTGAIFTINFYCGIFLLACISLDRYLSVVHAVQMYSRRKPWMVQASCLSVWLLSILLSIPDWHFLESVRDTRRDKQECVHNYPSLSQSGFDWRLASRLLYHTVGFLLPSAVLLFCYTCILLQLQRGSQGLQKQRAVRVILALVLVFFLCWTPYNITLMVDTLYSNNTLVVNCESHKALDISLTATSSLGYLHCSLNPVLYSFVGVKFRRHLLDMLSSLGCKLKSGVRLQTASRRSSMWSESGDTSHTSAIY is encoded by the exons GATTCTCTCGTGGCCAATGGTGAGAAATTTACAATTAACATATCTGTGAGTGACCTCGATTATTTTTATGACAAGGAGTATAGTAACTACACCGATACCAGTGACACGTGCTGTTCAACTGGGGAGGTGTGCAGCTTGGAGGAGGGTATGAGTTTTGATGCTGTGTTCCTGCCCGTGTTCTACTCCCTGACACTGGTTCTGGGGCTGCTGGGTAACGGGTTGGTCCTGTTGGTTCTGGTCCAGAGGAGGCGTGGCTGGAGCGTGACGGACACCTTCATCCTGCACCTCTGTGTGGCTGACATCCTGCTACTCCTCACTCTGCCCCTCTGGGCTGCTCAGGCAGCTGAGGAATGGAGCTTCGGGACCCCCCTCTGCAAGATGACTGGAGCCATATTCACA atcAACTTTTACTGTGGCATCTTCCTGCTGGCCTGCATCAGTCTGGACCGCTACCTGTCCGTGGTCCACGCAGTCCAGATGTACTCTCGCAGGAAGCCCTGGATGGTGCAGGCCAGCTGCCTGTCCGTGTggctcctctccatcctcctctccatccccgaCTGGCACTTCCTGGAGTCTGTGAGGGACACCAGACGAGACAAACAGGAGTGTGTCCACAACTACccgtctctctcccagtctgggtTTGACTGGCGCCTGGCCTCCCGCCTGCTCTACCATACAGTGGGCTTCCTCCTCCCATCTGCCGTGCTGCTCTTCTGCTACACCTGCATCCTGCTGCAACTGCAGCGCGGCTCCCAGGGCCTCCAGAAGCAGAGGGCCGTCCGGGTCATCCTGGCCCTGGTGCTGGTCTTCTTCCTCTGCTGGACTCCCTACAACATCACCTTAATGGTGGACACCCTCTACTCCAACAACACCCTGGTGGTCAACTGCGAGAGCCATAAAGCCCTGGACATCTCCCTGACGGCCACCTCCTCTCTGGGCTACCTGCACTGCAGCCTCAACCCTGTGCTCTACTCCTTCGTGGGGGTGAAGTTCCGGCGCCACCTGCTGGACATGCTGAGTTCCCTGGGCTGCAAGCTGAAGAGTGGAGTCAGGCTGCAGACTGCCAGCCGGAGGAGCTCCATGTGGTCTGAGTCTGGAGACACCTCCCACACCTCTGCCATCTATTAA